The DNA window AACACGCGTGCGCTGGTTCGCGCGGAAACCGACACCCACTCCACCGACGAGCCCGCGGAGACATCCATATGAGCGAAACCGAGCCCACGACGACCGACGCGCCGGAGCCCTCGCGGCGACCGGGCCGCGAGCGCGGCCGCGACGACGGGAAGTTCGGCCGCTACGGCGGCCAGTACGTCCCCGAGGCGCTGATGCCCGCGATCGAGGAGCTGACCGACGCCTACGAGCGCTACGTCCTCGGCAACGAGGACGGGTTCATGGACGAGTTCCGCGAGCGGCTCGCGGACTTCGGCGGCCGACCGACCCCGCTCCAGCGCGCCGAGCGGCTCTCCGAGCGCTACGACCGGGAGATCTACCTCAAACGCGAGGACCTGCTTCACGGCGGCGCACACAAGCTGAACAACGCCCTCGGACAGGTCCTCCTCGCGAAGTACATGGGGAAAGAGCGGATCGTCGCGGAGACCGGCGCGGGCCAGCACGGCACCGCGACCGCGATGGCGGCCGCCCACCTCGATATGCCCTGTGAGATCTACATGGGCGAGCGCGACATCAACCGCCAGCGCCCCAACGTCTTCCGGATGAAGCTCAACGGCGCGGAGGTGAACCCCGTGGCCGCCGGCCGCGGCACGCTGAAGGAGGCCATCTCGGAGACGATGCGCGACTGGGCGACCACCGTCGAGAACACCCACTACGTGATCGGCAGCGTGGTGGGACCGCACCCGTTCCCAGTGATGGTCCGGGACTTCCAGGCGGTCATCTCGGAGGAGGCGCGCGCGCAGTCGATCGAGAAGACGGGCGGGCTCCCGACCGACGTGGTCGCCTGCGCGGGCGGCGGCTCCAACACGATGGGGTCGTTCGCGGGGTTCGTCGACGACGACGAGGTCGCGCTCCACGCGATCGAGGCGGGCGGCTCCACGCTCGAGGTCGACGAGGAGGCGGGCGTCGCGCCCAACTCCGCGTCGCTTTTCGCCGGCGAGGAGGGCGTGCTCCACGGCGCGCGCACGAAGCTGCTCCAGGACTCCCACGGCCAGATCATGGAGAGCCACTCCGTCTCCTCCGGGCTCGACTACGCCGGCGTCGGCCCCGAGCTCGCCTACCTCGTCGACGAGGGGAGAGTGACGCCGGTCGCGGTCGACGACGACGCCGCCCTGGAGGGGTTCCACCGGCTCTCGAGCACCGAGGGGATCATCCCCGCCCTGGAGACCGCCCACGCGTTCGGCTACCTCGAGGAGCACGCCGACGACCTCGGCGAGCGGGTGGTCGTGACCGTCTCCGGTCGCGGCGACAAGGACCTCGAGTCGGTGATCGAGGAGACCGACAAGCGCGAGATCGCCGGCGCGCCCGACATGTCGATGTTCTCGGAGGGGATCTGAGATGGCGAAACGCACCGCGGGAGGAGACGGGACCGCGACGACCGGCAACAGCGAGGCGCTCGCGGCCGCGTTCGCGGACGGCCCCGCCTACGTCCCGTACCTCGCCGTCGGCGACCCCGACTACGAGTCGTCGCTCGCGTACGTCGAGGCGCTCGACCGCGGCGGCGCGGACGTGATCGAGCTCGGGCTCCCCTTCTCCGAGCCGATCGCCGAGGGGCCGACGATCCAGGGCGCGGTCGTGCGCTCGCTCGAGGGCGGAATGACGCCGGACCGCTTCTTCGAGTTCGTCGAGGAGCTCGACGTGGACGCGCCGCTCGTCTGTATGACCTACTACAACCTGATATATCAGTACGGGGACGGCGAGGCGCGGAGCGCCTCGGAGACGGGCGGCGACGCCGCGAGCGGCGGTCCCCGCGCCTTCGTCGAGAAGGCGGCCGAGGTCGGTCTGGAGGGGTTCGTCGTCCCCGACCTTCCGGCCGAGGAGGCCGACCCGCTGCGGGAGGCCTGCGACGAGTTCGGGCTCGACCTCGTCTTCATCGTCGCCCCGACCACGACGGGCGATCGGCTCGAGCGCATCATGAGCCGGGTCTCGGGGTACGTCTACGTCCAGGCGCGGCTCGGGACGACCGGCGCGAAGAGCGACGTGGCCGACAGCACGACCGAGAGCCTCGACCGCCTCCGCGAGTACGACGTGCCGAAGGCGGTCGGCTTCGGCATCTCGACGGGCGAGCACGCGGAGCGGATCGTCGCGGGCGGGGCGGACGGGATCATCGTCGGCTCCGCGCTCGTGGACATCGTCGCCGACGGCGTCGAGGAGGACCTCCCGACCGAGGCGGTCGCCGACCGGCTCGAGTCGCTCTCGCGGGAGCTGAAGGCGGGTGCGGAGCGCGGCTACGCGGCGCGGACCGGGGCGGCCGAGTCGCGCTGAGCGGGAGGGCGCGGCGGTCCGCATCGTTCGGCGTCCGGCCCGCCGCCGGGATCGGAGCCAATTCCTCCCGGAACGAAACCGACTTACCTCCCTTTGACACAGGGTCACATAAGACCGATCCACAATGACAGCAGGACTCTCGGCACGACTCGACCGGATCTCGACGAACGATCGCTACCTCATCGTCCCGATGGACCACGGGATCACGATGGGCGCGGTGAAGGGCCTCGTCGACATCGAGTCGACCATCGACGGCGTCACGAGCGGCGGCGCGGACGCGGTGCTCACCCAGCGGGGGATCGCCCCGCGCGTCCACGACAACAAGAACGGCGCGGGCTACATCGTCCACGTCAACGCCTCGACGACGATCGGACCCGACGAGCAGGACAAACGCGTCACCGCGAGCGCGGAGGCGGCGGTCCGCGCCGGCGCGGACGCGGTCTCGTTCCACATCAACGTCGGCTCCGACCACGAGCCCGAACAGATCGAGGAGCTGGCGGAGCTCACGGACGAGGCCTCGCGGCTCGGGCTCCCCGTGCTCGCGATGGCGTACGCGCGCGGCCCGGGCGTCGACAGCACGGACCCGGAGTCGCTCGGGCACGCGGTCCGGCTCGCAGAGGAGCTCGGCGCGGACGTGGTGAAGACCGGCTACTCCGGCGACGGCGACACCTTCGGGCGCGTCACGGAGTCCACCCGGCTCCCGGTCGTCATCGCCGGCGGCTCGAAGGGCACGGACCGCGAGACCGTCGAGATGGTCCGCGGCGCGATGGACGGCGGCGCGGCCGGCGTCTCGATGGGCCGGTCGATCTTCCAGCACGACGACCCCGAGGGGATCGCGAGCGCGGTGTCGGCGGTCGTCCACGACGACGCCGACGTGGAGGCGGCGCTCGAAGCCGGCGGGTTCCTCGAGGCCTGAGTCCGGGAGAGCGGGTTCGAACGGGGCGGCGACCTCGTCGCCCGCATGTCCCTTCCGCAGTTTTCAAGCACCGTCCCCGTGAGGTTCCGGTAATGACACGCACGGTCTGGGTCAAAGCCGACGGCGCGGTCGGCGACTGGGAGGCGCGGAAGCGACGGATCACGACCGCCATCGAGGCGGGCGCGGACTGGGTGCTCGTCGACGAGGCGGACGTCGCGAGCGTC is part of the Halorubrum aethiopicum genome and encodes:
- the trpB gene encoding tryptophan synthase subunit beta, with protein sequence MSETEPTTTDAPEPSRRPGRERGRDDGKFGRYGGQYVPEALMPAIEELTDAYERYVLGNEDGFMDEFRERLADFGGRPTPLQRAERLSERYDREIYLKREDLLHGGAHKLNNALGQVLLAKYMGKERIVAETGAGQHGTATAMAAAHLDMPCEIYMGERDINRQRPNVFRMKLNGAEVNPVAAGRGTLKEAISETMRDWATTVENTHYVIGSVVGPHPFPVMVRDFQAVISEEARAQSIEKTGGLPTDVVACAGGGSNTMGSFAGFVDDDEVALHAIEAGGSTLEVDEEAGVAPNSASLFAGEEGVLHGARTKLLQDSHGQIMESHSVSSGLDYAGVGPELAYLVDEGRVTPVAVDDDAALEGFHRLSSTEGIIPALETAHAFGYLEEHADDLGERVVVTVSGRGDKDLESVIEETDKREIAGAPDMSMFSEGI
- the trpA gene encoding tryptophan synthase subunit alpha; the encoded protein is MAKRTAGGDGTATTGNSEALAAAFADGPAYVPYLAVGDPDYESSLAYVEALDRGGADVIELGLPFSEPIAEGPTIQGAVVRSLEGGMTPDRFFEFVEELDVDAPLVCMTYYNLIYQYGDGEARSASETGGDAASGGPRAFVEKAAEVGLEGFVVPDLPAEEADPLREACDEFGLDLVFIVAPTTTGDRLERIMSRVSGYVYVQARLGTTGAKSDVADSTTESLDRLREYDVPKAVGFGISTGEHAERIVAGGADGIIVGSALVDIVADGVEEDLPTEAVADRLESLSRELKAGAERGYAARTGAAESR
- a CDS encoding 2-amino-3,7-dideoxy-D-threo-hept-6-ulosonate synthase, whose amino-acid sequence is MTAGLSARLDRISTNDRYLIVPMDHGITMGAVKGLVDIESTIDGVTSGGADAVLTQRGIAPRVHDNKNGAGYIVHVNASTTIGPDEQDKRVTASAEAAVRAGADAVSFHINVGSDHEPEQIEELAELTDEASRLGLPVLAMAYARGPGVDSTDPESLGHAVRLAEELGADVVKTGYSGDGDTFGRVTESTRLPVVIAGGSKGTDRETVEMVRGAMDGGAAGVSMGRSIFQHDDPEGIASAVSAVVHDDADVEAALEAGGFLEA